A region from the Aegilops tauschii subsp. strangulata cultivar AL8/78 chromosome 5, Aet v6.0, whole genome shotgun sequence genome encodes:
- the LOC109745120 gene encoding uncharacterized protein — protein MTKLGLEAKDLEPSRTVFHGIVLGLSCSPIGRIWLEILFVTSDHFCHEPIWFELVDLSSAYHALLGRHALAKFMAVPHYAYLKMKLPGPKGLITVVGDYRKSLECAQAGTRLAESLVIAEERRQLDRIIALANEMSVVPASAKELAGEASFQPSKETKKVKLNPEDPSCTKYVVVGARLDSK, from the coding sequence atgaCCAAGCTTGGCCTCGAGGCCAAGGACCTGGAGCCATCCCGGACGGTGTTCCACGGCATTGTGCTAGGTCTCTCTTGCTCCCCCATTGGCCGGATCTGGCTCGAAATCCTTTTCGTCACGAGCGACCACTTTTGCCACGAGCCCATCTGGTTCGAGTTGGTGGATCTGTCCAGCGCATACCACGCGTTGCTAGGCCGGCAtgcgctcgccaagttcatggcggtcccccactacgcGTATCTGAAGATGAAACTGCCAGGTCCCAAGGGCCTCATCACCGTCGTCGGCGACTACCGCAAGTCCCTAGAGTGCGCTCAAGCCGGCACCAGATTGGCCGAGTCGCTGGTTATAgccgaggagcggcgccagctCGACCGAATCATTGCGCTGGCCAACGAGATGTCGGTTGTGCCGGCTTCAGCCAAGGAGTTGGCTGGCGAGGCCTCGTTCCAGCCGTCCAAAGAGACCAAGAAGGTCAAGCTAAACCCAGAAGACCCTAGCTGTACCAAGTACGTCGTCGTAGGCGcccgcctcgacagcaaatag